From a region of the Bombus terrestris chromosome 8, iyBomTerr1.2, whole genome shotgun sequence genome:
- the LOC100647423 gene encoding transmembrane protein 164 produces the protein MFEWAYDGVNASIPRNVGPECAYYLSPKRRIIETLVISIFIITFLVWGYRRIKLPTKVSYVNHDCVGRRVLLIIMSLVLGMEIGFKFTSRTVVYILNPCHITTAVQLYLLAADPSPTVTAIFRIHLNFLNGPLLAYLFPETESRRIFADKAMYYIQHGLMVVIPYYLLRIGGVYNVEPLSDMSWSVFSYGINLAYHFWVIQAIALPIQVNLSHMLCAAILDPFEGQYYRVWTFIHQGLLCPLLSKLFSFTSNFLLTKFPPTRVKPTLDCVLAKNNKVNDNEKLYEDANTSGNGHTHVN, from the exons ATGTTCGAATGGGCATACGACGGTGTTAATGCTTCAATACCACGCAATGTGGGACCAGAATGTGCATATTACCTAAGTCCAAAGCGAAGAATCATTGAAACATTGGTCATATCAATATTCATAATAACCTTCCTTGTTTGGGGCTATAGACGAATTAAGTTGCCAACCAAAGTATCATATGTAAATCATGATTGTGTTGGTAGAagagtattattaattattatgtcATTAGTACTAGGAATGGAAATTGGTTTTAAGTTTACCAGCAGGACagttgtatatatattaaatcctTGCCATATAACCACAGCTGTACAG TTGTATTTACTGGCAGCAGATCCTAGTCCTACAGTCACAGCTATCTTCAGGATACATTTGAACTTTTTGAATGGACCACTTTTAGCATATTTATTCCCAGAGACAGAATCTCGCAGA ATATTTGCTGATAAAGCAATGTACTATATTCAGCATGGTTTAATGGTAGTGATACCATATTACTTACTGAGGATCGGAG GTGTGTATAATGTGGAACCTCTATCAGACATGAGCTGGTCCGTTTTCAGTTATGGAATAAATTTAGCTTATCATTTCTGGGTTATCCAAGCCATTGCTTTG CCAATACAAGTGAACCTTAGTCATATGTTATGTGCAGCTATTCTTGACCCTTTTGAAGGTCAATATTATCGGGTATGGACATTTATTCATCAAGGATTACTGTGCCCATTGTTATCCAAGTTATTCAGCTTCACGTCGAATTTCTTATTAACGAAGTTTCCGCCAACTAGAGTAAAACCGACGCTCGATTGCGTACTTGCAAAAAACAATAAAGTGAATGATAATGAGAAATTATATGAAGATGCAAATACTTCAGGAAATGGACATACTCACGTAAATTAG